The following are encoded together in the Lathyrus oleraceus cultivar Zhongwan6 chromosome 3, CAAS_Psat_ZW6_1.0, whole genome shotgun sequence genome:
- the LOC127131487 gene encoding zinc finger BED domain-containing protein RICESLEEPER 2-like has protein sequence MNSGGKYDHERQREATAHWIMMHEHAFTIVEEEGFHFMMKCSNISYEKISRKTLKNDCIVVYEAERKKLKSTLRTVNKICLTTDLWKSQNQKIEYMVLTGHFIDADWVLQKRILSFVHVPPPQRGVDIADAIFKCLKDWGIENKIFSVSVDNAYYNDRCLKELKVLILRHQKLVLDGKLFHVRCCAHILNLLVQDGIGKIAKIVEDVRESVKFINQSEARLQTFSQIVQQLKLGGKKLILDCPTRWNSTYQMLSVAMQFKEVFPRFQDREPSYTTLPDDDWEKVEKVSKLPEVFNVVTNIISGSEYPTANLYLAEVFRIKLVLDQAIQDESDFMKEMAKAMKGKFDKYWSQCNLVMSLASVLDPRIKMMGVNMCFPLIYPEVEARKNIENVRIALDEI, from the coding sequence ATGAATTCAGGAGGTAAATATGACCATGAAAGACAACGAGAAGCCACCGCACATTGGATTATGATGCATGAACATGCATTTACTATTGTTGAGGAAGAAGGTTTTCATTTTATGATGAAGTGTTCTAATATTTCATATGAGAAAATTAGTCGGAAGACATTGAAGAATGATTGTATTGTTGTTTATGAAGCTGAAAGAAAAAAGTTGAAGTCTACTTTAAGGACAGTAAATAAGATTTGTTTGACCACTGATTTATGGAAGTCACAAAATCAGAAGATAGAATACATGGTGTTAACTGGCCATTTCATTGATGCTGACTGGGTTTTGCAGAAACGCATTCTTAGTTTTGTTCATGTTCCTCCTCCTCAGCGTGGtgttgatattgctgatgctATCTTCAAATGTCTTAAAGATTGGGgtattgaaaataaaatatttagCGTGTCAGTGGATAATGCATATTACAACGATAGATGTTTGAAAGAGTTAAAAGTTCTGATTTTAAGGCACCAGAAATTAGTGTTAGATGGAAAGTTATTTCATGTGCGTTGTTGTGCGCATATACTAAATTTGCTTGTTCAAGATGGTATTGGGAAAATAGCAAAAATAGTTGAAGACGTGCGTGAAAGTGTGAAGTTCATCAATCAGTCTGAAGCAAGGTTGCAAACATTCTCACAAATAGTTCAACAACTAAAGCTTGGTGGTAAAAAATTAATTCTTGATTGCCCTACTCGTTGGAACTCCACCTATCAAATGTTGTCAGTTGCAATGCAGTTCAAAGAAGTCTTCCCTCGTTTTCAAGATCGAGAACCAAGCTATACAACTCTTCCAGATGATGATTGGGAAAAGGTTGAAAAAGTTTCAAAGTTGCCAGAGGTATTTAATGTTGTTACAAATATTATTTCAGGTAGTGAATATCCAACTGCTAACTTATATCTTGCTGAGGTATTTCGAATCAAACTAGTTTTAGATCAAGCTATCCAAGATGAATCTGATTTTATGAAAGAAATGGCAAAAGCGATGAAGGGAAAATTTGACAAATATTGGAGCCAATGTAATCTTGTTATGTCGCTTGCTTCTGTTTTGGACCCTAGGATCAAAATGATGGGTGTTAACATGTGTTTTCCCTTAATTTATCCGGAAGTTGAAGCTAGAAAAAATATAGAAAATGTGCGTATCGCGCTTGATGAAATATAG